Proteins encoded within one genomic window of Gemmatimonadota bacterium:
- a CDS encoding type II toxin-antitoxin system prevent-host-death family antitoxin encodes MLEFRRNARRALEAVRRGERFLITYRGEPVARLEPVPPEPSDVPEDDPLLRVDDFAVDGAGGPLGNEEIDRLIYGS; translated from the coding sequence ATGTTGGAGTTTCGGCGGAACGCACGGCGCGCGCTCGAGGCGGTCCGGCGCGGGGAGCGGTTCCTGATCACGTATCGTGGAGAGCCGGTTGCGCGCCTCGAGCCCGTCCCGCCCGAACCGTCCGACGTCCCGGAAGATGATCCCCTTCTGCGCGTCGACGATTTCGCGGTGGACGGGGCGGGCGGGCCACTCGGGAACGAGGAGATCGATCGGCTCATCTATGGCTCGTAG